A window of the Microplitis mediator isolate UGA2020A chromosome 5, iyMicMedi2.1, whole genome shotgun sequence genome harbors these coding sequences:
- the LOC130668429 gene encoding band 7 protein AGAP004871: MSIPMTTVGNGNMTPVLVNSRPDDIRKRIIGADTQTPADFSRCGSVLIGLSWALVILTMPFSLFICFKVVQEYERAVIFRLGRLLSGGAKGPGIFFILPCIDCYARVDLRTRTYDIPPQEVLTKDSVTVSVDAVVYYRVNNATISIANVENAHHSTRLLAQTTLRNTMGTRPLHEILSERETISTNMQASLDEATDTWGIKVERVEIKDVRLPVQLQRAMAAEAEAAREARAKVIAAEGEQKASRALREASEVIGDSPAALQLRYLQTLNTISAEKNSTIVFPLPIDMLTYFMKNASNNN, from the exons ATGTCAATTCCAATGACGACTGTAGGAAATGGTAACATGACACCTGTTTTGGTTAATTCACGTCCTGATGACATACGGAAGCGTATTATTGGAG cTGACACTCAGACACCAGCGGATTTTTCAAGATGTGGAAGTGTTTTAATTGGACTATCGTGGGCCCTCGTTATTCTTACGATGCcattttcactttttatttgtttcaag gtCGTACAAGAATATGAACGAGCGGTTATATTTAGACTAGGAAGATTATTATCTGGTGGCGCTAAAGGCCctg gtattttttttatacttcccTGTATCGATTGTTATGCACGAGTTGATTTGCGTACTCGTACATATGACATCCCGCCACAAGAa gtGCTAACAAAAGACAGCGTGACAGTGTCAGTTGATGCAGTAGTTTACTACCGAGTTAATAATGCAACAATATCGATTGCAAATGTTGAAAATGCCCATCACAGTACACGTTTACTTGCACAAACAACATTGCGTAATACTATGGGCACGAGGCCGCTGCACGAAATATTGAGTGAACGCGAAACAATTTCCACAAACATGCAG gctTCGCTGGATGAAGCGACAGACACCTGGGGAATCAAAGTCGAACGGGTTGAAAT CAAAGACGTCCGTCTGCCAGTTCAATTGCAACGTGCGATGGCTGCAGAAGCCGAAGCCGCACGTGAAGCACGTGCAAAg GTTATCGCTGCAGAGGGTGAACAGAAGGCGAGCAGAGCATTGAGAGAAGCATCTGAAGTTATCGGTGACTCTCCCGCAGCATTACAACTTCGTTACCTTcag ACATTGAACACAATATCAGCAGAGAAAAACTCCACCATCGTCTTTCCACTTCCCATCGACATGCTGACATATTTCATGAAGAACGcatctaataataattaa